From the genome of Toxoplasma gondii ME49 chromosome XII, whole genome shotgun sequence:
gagagaaagaggaagaagaagaggaagaagagtgaagaTGATTCATAGCATCTGTTCGTTCGTCCATGGTTTTtaggtggagagaagaaaagaagacacggGTATGCTGCTAAGGTCCAGCGGAAAAGCGAAGATACGCAGACATGGTAGCAACCGCGCGGTGCGTTTGAGCGCTGGCGTACATTGTTGGGGAGCGCCTCAACTGCGGCTGGTTCTCAGTTCGCTAACGGGCGGTGGAAGTTTCTCTGGGAGTGGGGCCCCGTCCGCgctttgtttttcgtcttttaATTCTGAATGGAGAGAAATCCGATGTTTTATCCTCCGGACGAGGCGCCGTTtgcactgaaaaaaaagaaacgcaggCAATGCGGCGGCAAGACGCGCGCGGCTGTCTCGACAACTCAAACAGCTGCTGCACGATCCTCCTCCTGGAGGGGGAGCTGTTCCTGGAGAGCGCGAAGGAACGGCGTTTTTGTTCGTCCAGGAAGGAACGCTCTTTTAAAGCTGGGAAGTCCGAGGCCAAAGCGAAACAGGAGTCGCTTCGGAGAATAACAGAGAACGCACGGTGTGatgttcttttctcgtctatttctcctgcttcgtcCCCTCCGGAGGCCTtggcccccccccccccccgcccAAACTTTCGCGCATCTGGTGCCAGCGCTTGTGggccccccccctccccccagcaaagagaggcggcgcctCAGAGGAGAGTTCGGActtgcagagaggaagcacagCGCGTTTTcaagttctcttctcgcgccgctttctggagagaccgagaggaagaactcAGACTCCAGGcggcttcctcgcttccccttCCCGGTCTGACGCCGAGCGCGCCGAGTGCTCTTAGGTGACGGGGGCGTCTCGGAGGGAcgcgcagaggagaagcgaagaaggaacggagaatAACAACGGTTCTGTCCGGAGGGAcgcgcagaggagaagcgaagaaggaacggagaagaacaacGGTTCTGTCCGGAGGGACGCGCAGAGGAGAatcgaagaaggaacggagaagagcggcCCTCTACTCCGACGCTCTGGCCTGCTCTCGGAAGAGCGGCAAGACACTCTGCCTTGTGTATCGGCACCGAAGTTTcacaggcgaagagaagagagtgcaGAAATGCATTTGTGCATCTGCTCGTTTGAAACGCGTCAACAGTCTCGATCACGACAGAAAACGTAGCGAAAGGAAGGCCCCGCCGAAACCGTAAAGAGGAACTCGAAATTGCCACTGCGCGTACTCGAGTATCGACAACGACGTCCGTCcccgcgccttctcctctcaaAAAAACGACGAGCGGCCAGGAGGGACACTGAGACTTGGGTATCGCAACAAGAATGCTTTGAGAGTCTCTAAATGCACTGCAATCAGGCTAGCGAGCTAGCTCCGTCGAGTTTTCGACACCCGCCAACGAAAACATACATGTTCACACAGGAGCGCAAGCGCCTTCGTAGACAATTTTGCGCAAACAAAGAGGTGTAGCTTAACCGCTCACATCTACGTCGATATCAACATATAGACATACGCATACGCATACATCTACACAGATCGAtagcgacagagagagagagatatggTCGAGGCCATTTGTATACCTGTGCGCAGAACGGATCGCAAGTCAGGAAGGGGAGTTGAGTTGAGAGAGGAGCGTTTTTCGAGCGGTCAAAAGGACTTTGTCGCGATTTTTGAGACTGCTGGAATTTTTCCGAAGAATCTCTCAAGCGGCGGAAGACCAAGCGTTTAGCTCCCATCAACTATGTCGGACTCGAGCTCCGTGTAGACGAGAGTCATCCCCTCACCGTGGCGACGCaattctcttcgtcctttgcccttatctctcttttttcgacgtctcgctctcgccaGCGTTGTCGCTTTCCACCTCACTCACCCGCTCGCCCCTCCCCCCCCATTTTCTCCTCTCTatttgctctccttcttgaGCATGGCTTCTGCGGCAcctgctcctcctcctcgcctttttcgGAGGAGACCTCTTTCCCCGTTCCCCTGTCCTTTCGATGTTCCatcctctcttcgctctgcgtctcccttgTTCGATTTCCacgcctctccttctccctcttcgcgTCCAAGGTCCTCCTTGCCGTCTTCCGCTCTCGCCGCATACACACGAAGCACGAAGCCGCCTGGAGGGGACGGCGCAGGAGAGGCGGCTGTACAGCCAAGGGGGTTCAGCGGTCCCTCGcgacgagcagagagaggggagagccGAAAAGAAACTCCAGAAAGGCGAGCGAAAGCGGCGGCGACACTCGCGGCAGAGGGCGAAGCGAACCGCCGGTGGATGGGCACTGCGTCAGGCGAAGCAGTTCCGAGCTTGGAGTGGTCTTGCACCAACGCGTCGACACCGAGTtttcggcttatattcgggaAATGTTGAGCCACGAACAAGGGCGACAAGCGCTGGCGGCTGCAGTCCACGAGGGGATCGACGCGGGGTTGTTTGACGCGCGCTGCGTACAGCAGCCTCTTGAAGGAGCGCGGCgcgggagaagccgagaggaggcgaaggcgggggagaggcgcagcttgcgagagagaagagggcgagaggagagagaggacaacgAGTGCACtagggaggagagaagaaggcgagaaggatgGAGGGAGTCTGATCCGATTCTTGAGGGGCTTCTGTCTCAGTGTGGGCGGAGGCCGAGGGAAGAgcatgaagaagaaagggcgCCTCATCTGCTGAAGCAAATGTGGAAGCGCtacgttctctctctcccggaagcgcgagagagagactctccgagagaaaggcggaaCGAACCGCGAGAGGAGTCGATCTGTCGAATAATGAAGGCCGGCCGCATCGCCTATGTGCCCTACACTCCCTACGAACAACGCCGCGCGTCCCCAAACCGGCCAACTTGAGACAGcaggaacgcgagaagaaatgagagaaacgagagacacgagaagcagcgaagacagagaagaaagatgaacggaagggaaagaaagaaggaaagagggaaaGGCAGGAAGGGAACGGCGACACAGAGGGGGAATCGAAAGAGGGGTGTAGAGACCGAAAAGTAAACGAAGGTGTAAGGAAGTTGACGACACAacgaacgaggaaggagaagagaaggaagcgtcAAAAGACGGAAGGACAGGAATTCAAAAACTCAAATGGGACCCCCAAATGCAGCTGCATTTGTACATACATCTATAGATATTATTAATGTGCGTGGAAGCTTGGAGTATGAGTATCTTTTTTGATGAATAGTTCAGTGAATATTGAATGCAGACCTGAATGGGCgagcgtctctgtgtcctgCCTGGATTTTGGAGATCTCCAAAGAAACGCAGCTACGAAGGTGTACGTTCACTCTCCGAATTCGTTTCGACTCTCACGTCCTCTCTGTAACGTTGCCTTGAGCATTCCGTTCCAGAAAGGTGATGTTCGTTTTCAACTCTTTTCTGCTGCGAACGTCCCAGTTTTCTAAGACGAGACTCATCTCTCGATTGCGtagcctcttctccctgttcctCGCCGCCACCGCGAGCACCGCTTTCCTCTGAGGTGaagtcttttctttctgtcagCGAGGCCGCCGCGATCTCCTATTTCCTAGTACCATATTGGTGAACTCAGTTGGTCTGACCGAAGTGCACAGTGAGCTAAACAAAGATACAGGGAACTTGACAAGCACTGCCCGATGTCTATAAACGACAAACAGACGGCCAAAGTCCCCCTGATCCTTTGCAGACGAAACGAGAGGAGCGACACCCTCCAAAAGGCGAAATCCAGACCTGCACAACCTGCATGGGCCTCCCCCACCGACGTCCTGCGCCCGGCACCACAGAGTACACACGCATCTCAACGAaacggaaaaagaggagagccAGACACTGGGAAACGCCGCTCTGAGCAAAGCCACAGATAGACAAATGTTCACGGACACTAGCCTCCAGAAACCAGCGGTGTAGACATGCGAagatctgcagagagaagcacgcGTACGACGTTCTGCAaacgcagctgcatgcagagatgcAGATCTCCACTTGGACGCCTTTGACTGCACAGTTCGGAATGCGGTCTCGTCCGCGGCCATCAGCGGATCTGCaccggcgagaagaagcagagacttTCAACAAAGGACGGACGGCTGCGCCGAGCGAACTGTCCCCATCCGTCTCTCTACTCTTTTGACTTTTCTACGACTTCTCCATGTCTCTGGAACTCGCCGCGTACACGCATTCATACAAGTGGAGATTTCGAAACCAACGCACATTGGTTTCCGTTTTTGCAAAAAGGTACTCGCATAGAAAACTCCGGGTGAAACCATGGCCTTTCGACGCGGCGCCGCACGTTCCTTGACGCCCCAGATTAGCTCTGAAGCCGCCTGCTGTtctgtttcgctcttttctctctgtctctctttcgctcggCGCAAAGGCTTTTGGAGTGAGACCTGGTCTAAAACATAAATACAAACGGGTCCATGATCAATGGGGCAACAGTTTCGTAGTGCAGCTTCTGAGTCGCCCCCAAAAGAAAAGATAAACGGTCTAGCGTTCTTTTGTCCGCCTTCAAAGACTCAAAGTGGCGGCAGAGGGGCaagcaagaagagacaaccGCGTCCCCAACTCTGTCCAAGAGCAAGGCGAAACAGAGCTCCCTCTTCCAGCAGCAGAAAATGCGTAGAGAGTATCTGTGTTCTGGTCTCtattttcttcctcgtcttgctCCAGGTGAGCTCAgattgtctctgtctcgacttttcgtcttcagtcGCACAAGCGAGTCGCCGAACGCGAAACGTTCAAGAGGCGttgcagagagactcgaaaaCTCGAAACGAAAAGCCTCGCACTCGGACCTCACGCTGGAACCGACAGCCGAGGAGAAATTTACAAGCAGTccacgaaaaacgaacaacGGAAGCACCATGGACGAATcaggcgagaaaaacggaaaccTGAAAAAACCGGAAAAATCCGCTGACGCCCCCACAGTCACCAAGCCTCAGGCCTCCCCGCGCTGCGGTGTATACACATCTCAACTGTGTGTCTTCCctctgcagtttctctctcgcgtccgtcTGCTCTGGGCTTCTCTGAAACTTCCACCTCGGCTTTTCGCATCGACAAGCGCGGTCGGTGAGTCTCTTTCGCGGTCGGTCGCTCTTTTCATCTTCGTGGATTTGCGGCGCGAACTAGGAGGAAGCGCGCTTCTTTCCAGCCTCCTCTCCAGACGCGGCGCCGGGGTGTCCAGACACCTCAGCGAGGGGGGCGGGACCTGAGAACGAGGCGCGACTCACAGGCTTCCTCGGGATCAActgaggcgaagaagacgacgaagacgacgaagcggaggacgacgaagggGATGACGAGGAGGATggcgaagcgacagaaggtggactcgaagcagaagggggagaagaacacGCTCTTGCGCGCGAGAAAGGCGCCCCTGCGCTTGCAAGAGGCggctgagaagaaagcgaggaagaagagagacgctcgGAAGACagagccgaggaagaggcgcagagagcagcagagaaggacgcgtCGGTGCTCAAAGAAACTGCATCCGACGCACCATGtcgcgaggaggcgaaaaacGACGAGGGCGAAGCGGAAGGGGAGCAGAAcacaggagaagcagaaagagacgaagagagacaggaagagaaccGAGGTCCAGATGCACTGGAAGACGAGGCGGATGAAGCAAcggacagacgagaaaccgCAGCCACAGCaactggagagaggagaccaGGCCCCACAGATGGAAGCGACGCACGCCCTGGAATCACTGTCTCCACTACCGCCGATCTCTCATCTTCACAGGACGCCTCGACGGTCGCTGACGAAGACGCCTCGACAGAAGACAAACAAGACGAAGATGCctcgacagaagacgaagaagacgagggagacgaagaaagagaagacgcctctGGGGAAGAGGACGGTTCTGCATGGGAGGCAGGTTCGGTGGGGGCCGAGACGGTTTGTGGCGCGTCCTGTCTGGCTTTCTGTTCCTCAGActtgtctgctttctcgtttGCTGGCCTGGTCCGCTTGCAAGATCCATCGGATTCCCTCGCACGGTGTCCATCGCATCGAtgttgctctctctcgccgtaGACTGCTTCGTTGTTCATAGACTTCACTGTCGTCGCCTGAATCGTCTTGGCTTCTTCTGCCGagcgctctgcttctctggaaAGACTCTCGCAGGTTCCCCAACGCGTGTGTACACTTTGCCGAGAATTCCCGTCTTGACATGCGTCGGCGGCGGTCTTCTCCTGCGCTTCCGCGTCGTTCTCTGCACTCGTTCGTCCTCTTTCCTGCTCGATCAACGCCTTGTCGAGACCGACGCTCGCGTCTGgcatcgagagagacgatctcctttctccccccGCGTCTGCGCCCTCgacagctgcatgcgttcctcGCGCTTCCCCATGTGCGCTCggctcgctttctctgcaccaCGAGTTCatcgtctctccgttttctctcgagtccAACTCTGCGTCCTTGGCCGCTTTTtgcttctcgcgttcctctcgcACAGCTTGGaacgtctcttcctctgctcgctGGCTCTCGAAATACGCTGCTCCTGCATTCCACGGGGAAGGTCCAGAGGCAGCGGCGCAAGGGGAGACACTTGCAGCTTCTCctgcgcctctgtctccttccagtCCTTCCCCAAGTTCCCCGGCCTGCTCCACTTCcgctttcctcccttcttctgcttcttcacgactctgtctctcctttggAGAAGGCGGATCGCCGGAGGCACTGGAGCTCGATTGCTCCTCGGCATTCGCGACTTGGTGAATTCGTGCTCTGCTCTGCGAGCCGTCACCCACagcgtctcccttcttcttctttttcttttttttcttctttgggGACGCTGAGATGGCGCAGTGCCCTGCATACAcacttgcttcttctccgtctcgctggGGACCGCCGCCGTTAGTTCCCTGCTCggtttcctccctttcttctctcttctcttcgcgcgTTCCGCCGCCATCCCTTTCGCTCTCGGCGTCAGCCCCCCGCGATTCTacgtccttctccttcttcctccgtttctttctcttcttctgtttctctgagGCTCGGCCGAGAGAATGCAGCAGCGTAGACGCGCAGTCCTCCTCggagttcttctccttcgcctcctttctcttctttctgggagacgcgaagagcgACGGGTCCGGCGTCGACtcaaagagaaaggcgagaaatgCGCTGTCGTCTCGAGCGCAGAAGGCGCTGAAGTCCTcggctgtacagacacctcgcTGCCGCCGCGCGTCCCGACACTCGCGCTGCGCGTCCTTCTGGAGCTCCCGCTGCTGCTCCACGAACGTTCggcttcgcgcttctctttctcgcagTTCGGCCTCAGGCGCGGCCTCGTCGCTTTCGCACAAGGCCTCGAAATCCGGACCCAAAGCAGAAGAGTggaaggacgcagagaacggacgagaagaggcagagagaaaaacttgAGATTCCCTGCTCCTGAGGTGCGcgacgacttctccttcagttgagagacgcagacagcgtGATGCCGTCGAGCGTACTTCCGGATGCAGGTGAGATGTCAGCAGACAGAGGGGGAAgtggagggagagggaggcACTGCCtctacagagagacacagacagagaaaaataCATCTGCGggtgcacagagagaaacgcgcttcCTTCGCAAGGCAGAATGAAACAGAGAAATAAACCGGTGACAGTGAGAAAACCTAGAGAAAAAACGTCTCTGAAAACGCGCGAAAGAACACACTCTTTGCGTCGGCTGTCTGCCGTCCTGTGAGCTTCTCCATCCTCGTAGCAGCAGCTCCTTTCtactcttcctcctcttttcgttttctcggtTCTTCCTTCCCCGTTTTCGcacctcgtttcttcctcccaGAGGCGGTCGCCTTCGTTGTgtagagaaggcgacgaacgcaaatatgcatgcatgtgagaTGGGGGTCCATATGCAGCGTAAACAGTTCCCTCTGTGGTATCCGCAAGTACAGTGAGGTCGCTTTTCCTGCATCGCTTTCTAGCGCATGTATGTCTTCTTTCTGACGCCTGAAACAAAGACTTTCTCCTCACCCTTTGAGGACGATGCCTTCGCTTTCGACTGCACTCTGCAGGCGCGGTGTGTCTGCCAACAGACGATGGACctgagcgaggaagagagacaggaaaactCTAAACTCAAGCGGCCACAGCATTTCCCTGTGGAATCAAACATCCAAAACAGAACCGACACCACGGcatttcgtctctctctctctcactaTCTCCCTCTTTTCTTAACCTTTCAGAAAGTGTGTGATTCGGttccctctcctttttgcttctcgcctccgtcctcctgcgtcgtctcctccagTCCCCTCTTCACCTTCCCCCACtggtttctgtctctcgtccttttctcccttcgtcctctcACTCCTCaggtctcctttcttctctgcggctctccgtctctgaCTCACCCTTGCGAGGACGGCGTCGGCGATGAAAAGGTCGCCCAGAGCAGCGACTCTGACGAGCTCCCGGAGCGCCTCGAGCGCGCCGTCGACGCACTCGCGGTGGAGCGCAGAGCTGGATCGACCTCTGCTCGAGAACTCCAGgtcgtcctcgtctcggAGGACTGCGGCATGGCCCTTGGCGGTCGCGCGGCTCCGCGCAGAGCGCTCGGCTGCGGTCTGTTCGTCCTTCGGTCCCCAGAGCTGTGGAGCCTTGAGGAAGAGGTCGAGGCAGTCCAGGCATCGGCCAGCGAACTCAGGTtccagaaaagcagagggcGCACTGCAAGCGGcgaacgaggaaggcgccgcAGCGTCGTGTGTGAAAGGCTGCAGCAGCGAGGAAGTCGCCAAAAAGCcagaggaaggcgccgcTGAAAGAGGCGCCGCCCCCGCCGCGAACTgcgcgacggaggagacaatCAAATCGCAGAGCGCTCGAGCTAGCCACGAGACATCCAGCTGAACGACATGCACAAAATGAAAACGACTcgaagtgaagagaaaccgacgaagaaacgcggagacggcgacgaagagaagagcaggacaaggtggaggaagaagaagaggaagaggaagacgaagaggaagaagaagaggtagaagaagaaaacggagaagaagcaacgcgagaaggagaggacggaagaaggaaagggagaccTAGAGAGGGAGAGTTAAAGCATGGCTCGTGGGCACAAAGGCAGaatgacagagagagacacaagaaacgaatccagaaagacgcgagagaagaggcgtcTGTGGACGGAttgaggagagagcgaggattCAAAAAGATGCAGGAGACCAAGGGGTCTGTAAGAAAGTCCACTGAGATGTTTTTCCAGTGACGCTTTCCAAAAAACAGCATTCGAATGGATTTGGAACACCCGCGGTCTACCGCAAGTCAGCAGCGTTCTTCGagttcttctcgtctccttttctcgtcgcttgcctccttctctttttctcctttttcttcgctctctgcctctgttccttctgcCGCCGCGTCCCCTCGGTGAACCTCAGGAGAAGCCGAGGTGCACAGAGGCCGCAGCTGCGTCGACTTTCTCTCCGCATCGAGCCTGCTGTTTCACCGCCCTCGCCTCACCTGGAGAACGGTTTGTACACGCTGAAGCAGCAGGAGAGGCGTAGCGATAGCGGCGGCAGCGAGTTCTGGATATTTCTGCAGGTGAGGAGAGAGTaccctcgcttcctcctcttccaacggcttcttcgccttcttcctcttcttaTCCCCcgctgaaaaagaagaggaagaagagagaacggaggagagTTGCTCGGATGCAGTTGCGCAGGGCCGCAGAAGGAGCTCttgaaagagaacaagaattTCGCTGAGCAGCTCTGTGTTGATGTGCGAGGCGAAGCAAACCAAACCGCGAAAGGCCGCCGTGACCAGCGAGGGCGGCTGGCGATCAAGCGACTTTAGAAttctggaaaaaaacaaaaacaaaCAAGGCAAACAACGCACAAAAGGGAAGGAAACATACAAGCAGTTGGAGCAAATGCACCACAAGGTGGAAGAACCGAAAACGCGTTCCTTGTACAGAGCCTttgctcctcttcgctctgcttctccttccttcttctctctgcttctccttccttcttctctctgcctctccttccttcttctctctgcctctccttccttcttctctctgcttctccttccttcttcgctctgcttctccttccttcttcgctctgcttctccttccttcttcgctctgcttctccttccttcttcgctctgcttctccttccttcttcgctctgcttctccttccttcttcgctcggtCTGCACCTCTGCGCAGTTGgtcttgtctgtttttctcgctttcttcggaCGAGGCGGCTGTGTGCTGCCCGTCGACCTACCTCAGGAAGATGATGAAGAGTCGCTCCAGGAGCGCAGCCTCGCGCTTTTTGAACAGCTTCTTTTCCGTGTGGACAAAGCTGCGACAGTGCGGagcgaaaaggcgagaaaatgAATTGCCAACGAAGGTGCCCATGCAGGCAAAAACGCGTCAGGAAAACAGATTCCTTCAGCAAAACGCgtacgaagaaaagaagaaaacaaccTCACCTCT
Proteins encoded in this window:
- a CDS encoding hypothetical protein (encoded by transcript TGME49_218130~Signal peptide predicted by SignalP 2.0 HMM (probability 0.998) with cleavage site probability 0.895 at residue 56), whose amino-acid sequence is MRRPFFFMLFPRPPPTLRQKPLKNRIRLPPSFSPSSLLPSALVVLSLLSPSSLSQAAPLPRLRLLSASPAPRSFKRLLYAARVKQPRVDPLVDCSRQRLSPLFVAQHFPNISRKLGVDALVQDHSKLGTASPDAVPIHRRFASPSAASVAAAFARLSGVSFRLSPLSARREGPLNPLGCTAASPAPSPPGGFVLRVYAARAEDGKEDLGREEGEGEAWKSNKGDAERREDGTSKGQGNGERGLLRKRRGGGAGAAEAMLKKESK
- a CDS encoding hypothetical protein (encoded by transcript TGME49_218070) produces the protein MDGMKYQKGGDASFEEAPSLSLKKRGRSQREAAKEAKTDLLSRCEAGKREFFASTRAQSSSAFFALKRKLSSRDAAKPHTLAAGARQTAAALALPVYTPHGQWAQREDAAGETTAKPLDVSASLRGTKVAKLEKSRRKRQEESVHDDGGPPTARFLKKQKTEEPSVSASPSPSSSSAPSSVSRSGYQPLFEVSEAAWKAVRHCRSLAERRRELASLCSSILASPENHMKDFEVVFAFFFHAKKRLLDVSATLASLSRERAGLLRRLDSGSDASAVGRLRDVAEKRRFLRSTATECAYVAGAALLSLGALLKDVLPGYKLGLGGEDEEKAERRDGGSGAFLTGKAALKTVRLSKEVEKLRAFEAQLLEVYRRSVRLIEAEIHAALAADSASRRGLRCSWEEAAGRDDEVRGGRADAAEEASTAPHPEAASSLATSAQLLHAAATALCELVRARPKFNDGDRLLSLCVYLGGAASRRDPEDDAEADDDATRLRRTVRRSALSCCACLRELVSEDASLEVVLAIASEVSSQLDQAAKRSDREGHDAGLSAPLLDIFLSLRLREKEVEALRGDDRLPEKADKQLKDHLRLAFVHTEKKLFKKREAALLERLFIIFLRILKSLDRQPPSLVTAAFRGLVCFASHINTELLSEILVLFQELLLRPCATASEQLSSVLSSSSSFSAGDKKRKKAKKPLEEEEARVLSPHLQKYPELAAAAIATPLLLLQRVQTVLQLDVSWLARALCDLIVSSVAQFAAGAAPLSAAPSSGFLATSSLLQPFTHDAAAPSSFAACSAPSAFLEPEFAGRCLDCLDLFLKAPQLWGPKDEQTAAERSARSRATAKGHAAVLRDEDDLEFSSRGRSSSALHRECVDGALEALRELVRVAALGDLFIADAVLARVHRLLADTPRLQSAVESEGIVLKGGSASLSLHFPLCLLTSHLHPEVRSTASRCLRLSTEGEVVAHLRSRESQVFLSASSRPFSASFHSSALGPDFEALCESDEAAPEAELREREARSRTFVEQQRELQKDAQRECRDARRQRGVCTAEDFSAFCARDDSAFLAFLFESTPDPSLFASPRKKRKEAKEKNSEEDCASTLLHSLGRASEKQKKRKKRRKKEKDVESRGADAESERDGGGTREEKREEREETEQGTNGGGPQRDGEEASVYAGHCAISASPKKKKKKKKKKGDAVGDGSQSRARIHQVANAEEQSSSSASGDPPSPKERQSREEAEEGRKAEVEQAGELGEGLEGDRGAGEAASVSPCAAASGPSPWNAGAAYFESQRAEEETFQAVREEREKQKAAKDAELDSRENGETMNSWCRESEPSAHGEARGTHAAVEGADAGGERRSSLSMPDASVGLDKALIEQERGRTSAENDAEAQEKTAADACQDGNSRQSVHTRWGTCESLSREAERSAEEAKTIQATTVKSMNNEAVYGEREQHRCDGHRARESDGSCKRTRPANEKADKSEEQKARQDAPQTVSAPTEPASHAEPSSSPEASSLSSSPSSSSSSVEASSSCLSSVEASSSATVEASCEDERSAVVETVIPGRASLPSVGPGLLSPVAVAAVSRLSVASSASSSSASGPRFSSCLSSSLSASPVFCSPSASPSSFFASSRHGASDAVSLSTDASFSAALCASSSALSSERLSSSSLSSQPPLASAGAPFSRARACSSPPSASSPPSVASPSSSSSPSSSSASSSSSSSSPQLIPRKPVSRASFSGPAPLAEVSGHPGAASGEEAGKKRASS